One genomic region from Oryzias melastigma strain HK-1 linkage group LG19, ASM292280v2, whole genome shotgun sequence encodes:
- the LOC112154457 gene encoding clarin-3 → MPSSKKILYFISSALSTTISVGLLGFGMSQQWSTTTVLCARNGADDLNGTAVVTMGLFKGLLLRDGCPGFQIESSFSAFEKLVDTGGAPPALHFLSVILLALCLLFSAGSILLSLYNSVSNPYQTCMGYVGVYVCSSLSASLSVLVLILFVINVSVTSLAEDVVFSVDESVDLGKKSVEMKVGYFLVIPYTVLSLVAIGLIYFYEHAAYTHKQEQEKPTEDAPMETMMY, encoded by the exons ATGCCATCCAGCAAAAAAATCCTCTATTTTATTTCTAGCGCGCTGTCTACGACCATTTCCGTTGGACTGTTGGGGTTCGGAATGTCGCAGCAGTGGTCCACAACAACGGTGTTGTGCGCCAGGAATGGAGCTGACGACCTGAATGGAACTGCAGTAGTGACCATGGGCCTTTTCAAAGGATTGCTACTGAGAGACGGCTGTCCTGGGTTTCAAATTGAATCTTCTTTTTCAG CTTTTGAAAAGCTGGTGGATACAGGAGGTGCCCCTCCAGCCCTGCACTTTCTGTCTGTGATCCTTTTGGCCTTGTGTCTGCTGTTTTCCGCCGGCAGCATCCTCCTGTCGCTCTACAACAGCGTCAGCAACCCTTACCAGACTTGCATGGGTTATGTTGGAGTCTACGTCTGCAGCTCTCTCAGtg CTTCTTTGTCTGTGCTGGTCCTTATCCTATTTGTGATAAATGTCAGTGTGACCAGCCTGGCAGAAGACGTGGTTTTCTCAGTCGACGAGAGTGTGGacctgggaaaaaaatctgtagaGATGAAGGTTGGATATTTTCTGGTCATCCCTTACACAGTCCTCTCTCTGGTTGCCATTGGCTTGATCTACTTTTACGAGCATGCGGCCTACACGCACAAGCAGGAGCAGGAGAAGCCCACAGAGGATGCTCCGATGGAGACGATGATGTATTAG